Sequence from the Tenrec ecaudatus isolate mTenEca1 chromosome 6, mTenEca1.hap1, whole genome shotgun sequence genome:
gCATCAAATCTCATATTTAGAGCAAAATTATAAATTCATGAGGCTTTCAAAGGGCAAAGTGCAAAGGAGAACCACCAAGAACCAGCAAGCAGactctttagagcagcggttctcaacctgtgggttgcaacccctgggggtcaaacgaccctttcacaggggtgaccctattcataacagtagcaaaattacagcgatgaaggagcaatgaaaataattttatggttgggggggtcacaacatgaactggatggaagggtcgcggcattaggaaggttgagaacatctGCTTTAGACTAACTTTGACACATCTAACGTATGAGATGTTCTACGTAACATACATTTCTTGTATAAAATGAGCTGTATTTGACAAACTGTATAATACACATGTTGTCAAAACTAATTAATGGCAACTTAAACAAATTTTGCCCAATGGAGCACACAGTAATGGCAAAACACCATCAAGAAAACCATACCGGACCTTGTATGGGAGCTTGCTCTTTCTTAGGACTTGGCTTCAGCGTCTTCCTCTCTTCATCAATCTTATTCCCCAAAATTGTGTCCGGCCATAACTTAAACTCTAGCATTGGTGGTTTTGTAATGGAAGGTTTCACAGGTAGAACATTTTTTGTGTCATTTTCCTGCCTCCTCTCTGTATTTGGCTTCTTGGGGGAATTGTCCAATTTTGAGAGAGAAATGCTTTCATGTTCAGTGCATTTAAATGCAACCCTGTTCAGGTACCGTTTCCCTTGATCCTTTGCCATGTGACTTTCACTGTTTAGACTGGCTAAGTGTTTGTCTGTCTTGGACTTAACTGTGCATGTTTTATCATGTTGCAGTCTACCATCTTTTCCTTCAATGACTTTGGAACTCTTGGGCATCTTAGACTCCTCAGGATGGTGCATTTTGAGGGGTTTACCATGGCTTGTTGGAAGGTTTAGTGACTCTGAAGTCTGTACAAGGCTGCTTCCTCTCTCGTTTGACTTTCCCAAACTCTCTCCTCGCGTGTGATGTTTATTAGGTCTCACATCTTCATGTTTACTAGGTCTTGAGTCTTCAGGCACAGTTTTCACTTTCTCAATTATACTGTCCTTTGTGGCTTTGTGGCTCACGGCTTCTTTATGCTTTTGCCTTTCTAAATACTCCTTGGGTGTGAGaactctctttttaattttacaTGAAGCATCCTGTGACTCTGAGGGTTTAATGTCTGAATTTGAAGACTTCGTTAAACTTCTGTGGATGTTGGCTTCCCCGTTTGTGGGTTTTACTTCTATGGATACAGTCTTTTCTTTAATACTGGCTCTGTCCTTTGAGTGTGACAAAGGTTTTGGGTTGAAGGAAGTTCTAGTGTCTTTGTTCTGCTCTCCTTGATCATGTTTCTTCTTTTGTCTCTCCTTATCAACAGGAGTTCCATATTCTGGCTTCCTTTTGTCCATAAGTTTATATTTGGAGCTACCTGCTttgaacttcaattttttcttctCTGGTGATTTTGACTGCATCAAAGAGCCGTTCTTATGATCTGTCAAATTACCCGTCTTTGCTTTCGGTGGGCATGGGTTTTGTGCCTGGTGTTTCTGTATGCTCTCTGAAGGATCTTGTTCACCAATTTTGGGCATTTTACTATTGGAGTGAAAAGTTATCTCATGGAACTGaagttctctttttcttttgtgaCTGTGCAAGGGATCTAGCTTTTTATCACACTTGGCTCTGTCTGTCTTTACTGAGTTATGGTTTGCTTTAGATTTATCCTTTATGTTATTGTCTTGTTTTATTTCTGAGACAAGATTTTTACCATCTGACAGAGTTTGAGACATTTTGTGGTCTTCAGTGGGTGAACCATTACATTCAGCAGTGATGTCTCCATCTGAAGTCCTATTCCCTTTTTGACCACCTGGCGGCGTCACAGAAACTTTCTGGTCCTTACTGGGAGGATTATTACCTTCAACAGTGAGGTTTCTGTCAGAGTCTTTATTTCCTTGTTCACACTTACTGATCTCCAAAGGGGAACACTGactgtttttttcttcctttgaagCCGAGTTATTGGATTTACATTGGCATTGGGGTACTCCTTCATAAATCAGAGAGAGCCAACCCAGTGCACAGCAATGGATATCATCTTTGTGATCATTTGGTACTACAGAATGACTTCCTTcatgtgtttcttcttttggagCACACTTGCTCCCTACTTTTGTGGAAGGGTTTTCATTCTGGAGTTTGGTCAATTTGGCCAGGTTGTCTCCATCACTGGGCTGATCCTCCTGCTCAGAAAATAGTTCTTTCATTTGCTCTGAGCTTATTATAGTAATTTTTATTTGGTCTGTTGAATTTGGGGAGTCACAACCAGCTTTATCACAACTTTGATCATTTGTCAATATGTCATCTTCTACTTGCTGGCCCATTGGACTGTCCCGGGAGTTTACAGGTTCAATGCCATATGGAAACTCTTTTAAAAGTTCTGACAGCTGATCATGCAGGTATAAGATAGATGTCTTGTCATTGGGTACTGCACTGTTTGCAGGATCTTGGGCAGTATAACTGTAGGGTGTATCAGTTTCTGGAACAGCCTGTCTAGTATCAGCTGAACATGTATTGGTAATGGTGTTTTTATTAGCAATATACTCCAATTTGTTTGCCTCTAAGATTTCTCCATTTACTTCAACACTCTTCAAAGATGATGGTTCTGAAAATGGCAGATGAGTATCCGTTGTTATCTTAGGCTTGGAAGAACCATCTGTGAACTGTACAATATTCTCTTTTTGaaaaccaaagtttttattttctatggcattatctaatttttctttttgttgtacaCAACTCATTACTTGCTCATCAGGCAGACAAGGTTTCTGTGGCTGAACCTTATTCAAAGAGGGAGAGTTAAATATCTCTGCTATCTGGGAGTTAAAGGACCTATCACCTTCAACAAGAGAACAAATATTGGCAATCTGTAACATGTCACTACTCATTTGCTGATTACCACTCACTCTGGAGAAAATTGAAGTATCTTCACTTGAAGAAGAGTAGACATTTGAGGTTGATTTGATGTGTTTTTCTTGATTAGTATTCAGTACACCCGAATTACAAATAGTTGGCTTGTCTTGCTCTTCTTTCTGAATTAGTAGAGAAATCTTAGTTGATGGTGCAGTATTTGGTTGATTAGCATCAGCTTTCAAAGTTGTAATTACATTTATATTTTCTGCTGACTGATCTTGTAAGCTACAAACACTACCTTCTTTAATAACGGGATACAGAGTTTCTGGTAATGCTTCAGGTGTAACTGCTTTGACAGACATGGTTTTGACATCTGAAAGGATCAGAGGTGACACTACAGCTACCTGAAGTTCTGATCCTTTTGTTACATTTGTACCGGAAGGTTCATAAGTCTG
This genomic interval carries:
- the RESF1 gene encoding retroelement silencing factor 1 gives rise to the protein MNWNTKPTSDMMPQLPSKSQSSFLQQALINPLASASHGSLNYSGSKQESCMYPSQPNTLAQPLISLKNYATSQQISISDMHDGTSMASQTSVETKPSSNVKGHKQLNHSLQLSTGTVQNTWLHSPMKNSKLSHTRTTVDSNQISFGANPSTIHIVQNQFVSSDTYSMQLQMIPSNSGRGPVTCQGNQGPNPSLTERCIDWAQQLTSNGMTFPDYRSPQKQYCNSQQRSRGHILQKQNPMLSELLHVKNTPVSNSTHFLQSQQNPPAQSQQYAISQIGDRLPPPGYNYKYVPGQSPQNVVLPSQQYAVPQVDSRPPPSYGYKYGPMQAQQHAAVSPQENIPVQSQNVPVQLQYVVSQIDNRGPPPNYDCKYTSLPLQNTQLLSKHSPKEIPQNHDTHLNEKDYRGDFQQWQNPNKEVNTIGKFCNLQVNQSVNKPMRSLVNGVQTASQHNQDKSVVSGNSASTQVLDTNVTKEVIASDIKTLMEIKRNFLELARKIKINKELLMAAGCSKACNASHGELAENSELPMKQTSKIQSRPQVTHVIAKFSEGQLTRVMKCTGEINRTHSTLNTEIQEIDGKKLNQDKSILLNSDCLEKLPVTGQFGDSQALKTSTVEFTQTFNDSQFPSENVKGDQNVSANAEAVPVPQLVLLKERVPIPTDKKAVLQFLLFRDKAKDAARKKASETTQDPKPNHLEVNPNTQVISEPPNLKTTETQNTYHVRTKDSDKSFCVDQESSTNGGSKSDCSMELIATCLSLWKKTPSESAKEKHCNELRTNRTTGDTCKPADLYVENPCVVVENAQNSTMLINSEQQETLPVVVQTYEPSGTNVTKGSELQVAVVSPLILSDVKTMSVKAVTPEALPETLYPVIKEGSVCSLQDQSAENINVITTLKADANQPNTAPSTKISLLIQKEEQDKPTICNSGVLNTNQEKHIKSTSNVYSSSSEDTSIFSRVSGNQQMSSDMLQIANICSLVEGDRSFNSQIAEIFNSPSLNKVQPQKPCLPDEQVMSCVQQKEKLDNAIENKNFGFQKENIVQFTDGSSKPKITTDTHLPFSEPSSLKSVEVNGEILEANKLEYIANKNTITNTCSADTRQAVPETDTPYSYTAQDPANSAVPNDKTSILYLHDQLSELLKEFPYGIEPVNSRDSPMGQQVEDDILTNDQSCDKAGCDSPNSTDQIKITIISSEQMKELFSEQEDQPSDGDNLAKLTKLQNENPSTKVGSKCAPKEETHEGSHSVVPNDHKDDIHCCALGWLSLIYEGVPQCQCKSNNSASKEEKNSQCSPLEISKCEQGNKDSDRNLTVEGNNPPSKDQKVSVTPPGGQKGNRTSDGDITAECNGSPTEDHKMSQTLSDGKNLVSEIKQDNNIKDKSKANHNSVKTDRAKCDKKLDPLHSHKRKRELQFHEITFHSNSKMPKIGEQDPSESIQKHQAQNPCPPKAKTGNLTDHKNGSLMQSKSPEKKKLKFKAGSSKYKLMDKRKPEYGTPVDKERQKKKHDQGEQNKDTRTSFNPKPLSHSKDRASIKEKTVSIEVKPTNGEANIHRSLTKSSNSDIKPSESQDASCKIKKRVLTPKEYLERQKHKEAVSHKATKDSIIEKVKTVPEDSRPSKHEDVRPNKHHTRGESLGKSNERGSSLVQTSESLNLPTSHGKPLKMHHPEESKMPKSSKVIEGKDGRLQHDKTCTVKSKTDKHLASLNSESHMAKDQGKRYLNRVAFKCTEHESISLSKLDNSPKKPNTERRQENDTKNVLPVKPSITKPPMLEFKLWPDTILGNKIDEERKTLKPSPKKEQAPIQVSGMKSTKEAWLKCVNSEKRMLDANQRDNNILPKSKLPKRSISADGPETVQNTVKDSTGMFQTFKRMHMEKKNAGNGLST